GCTTCACTTTTCAATGCAACATGCGATGGAGTTCGGGCGCCTGCCGTGCTCGCCAGCGTGACAAAGATCGCTCTTGGTTACGCCATCCCCACTAACAAGCTTGCTGAGGGCAGACTGTCCGGTCACCACGAGTTCACCGAGAAGGGCATACCGTTCTTCAAGCTGCAGACCGACAAGGTCGACTTTGGCTCTGTCCATGTCAATGTAACGTCGAAGATGGTCGCGCCAAAGGATGCTAGCACCGGGTCCAATGGGCTCGGTAGCGTTCCGTGGCTGAAGTTAGTCCACCTCGACGGTGACTACCAAGAAGTGTACCGCATAAACACAGCTGGAGGTGTGGCACCCAAGACGTGCGAGGGCGTCCAAGGTAGCTTCAGCGTCGAGTACGCAGCCGAGTACTGGTTCTACGCATGATTGTCGACGAGTCGTAGCCCACAGTAGTGGCTGGAGCTGTCTGTACAGAGCATTTGTCGGTGTTGGAAGGCGTTCCTGGTGTCTAATCCTTTCATTTGGTGCATACTTCGTAGATAGTAACTCTGCGCTATACACATCCTTTAACGGTAATCGAAGCAGCAATAAAGAGCTTCTTCTCCAAAAGCTCGTCGTGTCGTTGTTCACGTGCTGGTGAGGCCTATGCCCTTTGGATGTCATCCTGCCCATCTATTCTCTCGCGGCGATACCGACTGCTTCTTTTCCTCATAAGAGTGCTGTCGTCTCTGGAGGCATCGAGCTCTATATCCCTGGTATCCCCGTTGACCTTCTTGGGCCAATCTTTGCATATGTCGATTTGGGATCTTGGTGCAAAGAGCTCCAGAAGAACGTAAAGCAGATAGTCAACGATAACACACAAGCAGAAGAGCTTGCCAGCCCAGATACCGCAGCCGTAGTATCTCTTTAGGCGTTCGATAAGTGCGAAGCTCTGCACACCGGACCGACCTCGCGTGGCGCTCCATACTCCAGTAGCAACCGTACCCTGATAGAATTGGTCATGCCGTATGACGCCGCTAATGCCATCATAGACCCTTTCCGTCCGTTGCGCAACGTCGGTCCACGAGTACATCTGCTTTACCTGGTTGTGGAACAAATCTGTTCTGACCTTGCCTCCTCGTAACTTTGCAATTGCACGTCCAGTAGCGGCAACAATATCGTCTTCTTCAGGGGCTGCAAACTCCGTCATGTGCGTAGGGAGCACCTCAGGTGTTCCTCCAACCCGTGTACACACCACATACAGACCACATGACGCGGCTTCCACGATGACTGTGCCGAACGCTTCCATCAACGACGGGTTAAGGTAGATGTGACCTTTCACCATGACATCCCGGACCTCTTCGTGACGCACGGGACCCAACATTAAAACCTTCTCCTGCAGTACGTTTCGTTCGATCATCTGCTCTAGATCGATAGCCTTGGGCCCGTTACCGGCAATGATGAAGTGAACGTTGGGATTTGCTGCAATAATGCGAGGTATGGACGCAACAAGCAAGTCTGTTCCCTTGTTGTAATAGAGTCGAGATATGACGACTATGGTAATGATATCATCAGGCCCAAAAGTCTGTCGAGGGCCTGGTGCTGCTCGATGCTTTGTATCGTGAGTGTCCTGCGACAGTGGACGAAAGTTTTCGGCAACGACTGCGTTCGGTATGACCGAAACCATTGACGGGTCTAGTGACGCCCTGAGGACGGTGTTTTCTTTACTAACATCCATCAGTACGAGCTGCTAGCCGAGTAGACACTTCTAAATACCACGTATGGCTGACACCAATGACGTGGTCGACGTCGCTCAGTGTAAACTTTAGGAGCTTATTGGTGAGTATGGTTCCAGCATCAGCAAAGCCAAAGAGACTATGATCTGTGAAGACAGTTCTCAGCCCCATAGTCCGTGCATGGAGGATGGCTTCATGGCACAGACTGCTGAGACTGGCATGCCCATGTACAATCTCAATCCGTTCGCGTATGACAATATTGCGAAATATggggaagaaggagaagacgGTGGGGAAGGCAGTCTCGCGGTAGATGATGAAGAAGGGCACATAGTAGACCTTGAGTCCGTTTGTGAGGTAGCGCACACCTGTTCGACCGGCATATGCGTGTGTGATGACTATGACTTTATGGCCGCGATCGATAAGTTTCTGGAAACGATCAGAATGCAGAGCTGGGTTTACTGGCGGCGCTCTTACCGTGGCTAGCTGGTACATGTGA
This genomic window from Ascochyta rabiei chromosome 11, complete sequence contains:
- a CDS encoding Phosphatidylinositol N-acetylglucosaminyltransferase, with product MPYNIAMVSDNFYPQPGGVESHMYQLATKLIDRGHKVIVITHAYAGRTGVRYLTNGLKVYYVPFFIIYRETAFPTVFSFFPIFRNIVIRERIEIVHGHASLSSLCHEAILHARTMGLRTVFTDHSLFGFADAGTILTNKLLKFTLSDVDHVIGVSHTCKENTVLRASLDPSMVSVIPNAVVAENFRPLSQDTHDTKHRAAPGPRQTFGPDDIITIVVISRLYYNKGTDLLVASIPRIIAANPNVHFIIAGNGPKAIDLEQMIERNVLQEKVLMLGPVRHEEVRDVMVKGHIYLNPSLMEAFGTVIVEAASCGLYVVCTRVGGTPEVLPTHMTEFAAPEEDDIVAATGRAIAKLRGGKVRTDLFHNQVKQMYSWTDVAQRTERVYDGISGVIRHDQFYQGTVATGVWSATRGRSGVQSFALIERLKRYYGCGIWAGKLFCLCVIVDYLLYVLLELFAPRSQIDICKDWPKKVNGDTRDIELDASRDDSTLMRKRSSRYRRERIDGQDDIQRA